The following proteins are encoded in a genomic region of Micropterus dolomieu isolate WLL.071019.BEF.003 ecotype Adirondacks linkage group LG04, ASM2129224v1, whole genome shotgun sequence:
- the znf16l gene encoding zinc finger protein 16-like yields MSRKRNHSFAETSLSPELHGAFMEPPGSASRADGDFLELEPDEELLCSVSDITEHLGRNITVVLETALSEIRKMVSIRIRVLKMELREKTEEIEVLKSRLDPVGRDPSYPGVSTMEPSADAGFKKPDFSSGNKHNSVDPRRAKAVMPGVKKENIDAICDYLMKDKNSRGCAEMDADQSSQVSGDREVRQEPDPHSLNLWPDSGMAGSGPGHGDSESTTDDIFSMLPSGSKRMYEYEWIAPMEYSSDLKVMKEPECENTPTGETEDDDDEDEAPRREGSGLEQDQTPLSHVQASEFSMEPQSSPGEGGSPLEGSTDRSAAGQQFPSHTYICSLCGTFCPDSVFLEEHVKMIHSDSADAQALRALQSTCSAAPATGDGSSNSRRGGGGQNEGGTAVGDGAGIGRGGGPVKKEIKIEGGYECGVCGRHFNYLGNLRQHQRIHTGEKPFMCPECGERFRHAARLKSHRLVHSGAQSPFPCPQCGKGFSVLSGLKRHQRVHTGESPYACPQCGRRFKELGNLYTHQRIHSGATPYCCQQCGRSFRHLGTYKSHRCTPAQ; encoded by the exons ATGAGTCGCAAAAGAAACCACAGTTTCGCTGAAACGAGCCTGTCTCCTGAACTCCACGGCGCCTTCATGGAGCCCCCCGGGTCAGCGAGCCGAGCCGACGGCGATTTCCTGGAGCTGGAGCCCGACGAGGAGCTGCTGTGCTCGGTCAGCGACATCACCGAGCACCTTGGCAGAAATATCACCGTGGTGCTGGAGACAGCGCTGTCTGAGATCCGCAAAATGGTCAGCATCAGGATACGAGTCCTAAAGATGGAGCTACGCGAGAAAACCGAAGAAATTGAAGTGCTAAAGTCGAGACTGGATCCAGTCGGTAGGGACCCGTCTTACCCCGGCGTTTCGACCATGGAGCCGTCTGCAGATGCTGGCTTCAAGAAACCTGACTTCAGCTCTGGcaacaaacacaacagtgtGGACCCCAGGAGAGCCAAAGCTGTCATGCCTGGCGTGAAGAAGGAGAATATAGATGCAATTTGCGACTATCTGATGAAAGACAAGAACTCGAGGGGCTGTGCTGAAATGGACGCAGACCAGAGCAGCCAAGTCAGCGGCGACCGGGAGGTTCGTCAAGAGCCGGACCCGCACTCCCTCAACCTGTGGCCAGACAGCGGGATGGCTGGCTCCGGGCCTGGCCACGGAGACTCCGAGTCCACCACAGATGACATCTTCAGTATGCTCCCCTCTGGCAGCAAACGGATGTATGAGTACGAATGGATAGCACCAATGGAGTATTCGTCAGACCTGAAAG TCATGAAGGAGCCTGAGTGTGAGAACACCCCAACCGGTGAGacagaggatgatgatgatgaagatgaggcGCCGAGAAGGGAGGGCAGTGGACTGGAGCAGGACCAGACCCCGCTCTCACACGTCCAGGCCTCTGAGTTCTCCATGGAGCCCCAGAGCTCTccaggggagggagggagtccCCTGGAGGGCAGCACAGACAGGTCTGCGGCAG GCCAGCAGTTCCCCAGCCACACCTATATCTGCTCTCTGTGTGGAACCTTCTGCCCCGACTCTGTGTTCCTTGAGGAACATGTCAAAATGATACACTCGGACTCTGCTGATGCCCAGGCTCTCCGGGCCCTGCAGTCCACCTGCTCAGCCGCACCTGCCACGGGAGACGGCAGCAGTAACTCCAGGAGAGGCGGAGGGGGGCAGAACGAGGGCGGCACAGCAGTAGGAGATGGTGCCGGCATTGGTCGGGGAGGGGGGCCTGTGAAAAAGGAGATTAAAATTGAGGGGGGGTACGAGTGCGGGGTCTGTGGCCGCCATTTTAACTACCTTGGCAACCTACGGCAGCACCAGcgtattcacactggagaaaaGCCCTTCATGTGTCCGGAGTGTGGGGAGAGGTTCCGCCATGCAGCCCGTTTAAAAAGCCACCGGCTAGTGCACAGCGGAGCCCAGAGCCCCTTCCCCTGCCCACAGTGCGGGAAAGGTTTCTCTGTGCTCTCCGGACTTAAGAGACACCAACGGGTGCACACTGGCGAGAGCCCATACGCCTGTCCACAGTGCGGCCGGCGCTTTAAGGAGCTGGGGAACCTGTACACCCACCAGAGGATCCACAGCGGGGCCACGCCCTACTGCTGCCAGCAGTGTGGACGCAGCTTCCGCCATCTTGGAACTTACAAGAGCCACCGCTGCACCCCAGCACAGTAA